From Camelus bactrianus isolate YW-2024 breed Bactrian camel chromosome 16, ASM4877302v1, whole genome shotgun sequence, the proteins below share one genomic window:
- the LOC141573542 gene encoding uncharacterized protein LOC141573542 yields MDEGASPARRAWARACSGRPACECGCACTPLPPRAGARTRALARPSRARRSGGPNPGRGRGRASAATRRRQSPDFDPRARSACPPPAPPAPAPREGEGLRVGRNPRSSAPGRAPRAHQADCERRVLHAEARRDPDSPGCTASTAGTSATVYGGLHGLQRILPLTKLGAVSKTQFTRRTSVSPLLSGLGLVGVKWIREATLWPACCVVAVVHRGELSGGGQSPGPGSTCSGSLPPPAHSGPTSGLPFGILGCKQHKATLSTLSKGSISWLNLRLTEWRRRLSGAEGATGTWESGPAFSGLHCGP; encoded by the exons ATGGACGAGGGAGCGAGTCCCGCAAGGCGCGCGTGGGCACGCGCGTGCTCGGGTCGGCCTGCGTGCGAGTGTGGGTGTGCGTGCACACCCCTCCCCCCGCGCGcaggcgcgcgcacgcgcgcactcGCCCGTCCCTCCCGCGCGCGCAGGAGCGGCGGCCCCAACCCCGGGCGCGGCCGCGGGCGCGCCTCTGCGGCCACCAGGAGGCGGCAGAGCCCGGACTTCGACCCGCGTGCCCGGAGcgcctgccctcccccagccccacccgcaCCCGCGCCCAGAGAGGGCGAGGGTCTCAGGGTGGGCCGGAACCCCCGCAGCTCAGCCCCAGGCCGGGCCCCGAGGGCCCACCAGGCGGACTGCGAGCGCCGGGTCCTCCACGCAGAGGCCCGACGGGACCCGGATTCTCCTGGGTGCACAGCCTCCACAGCTGGCACATCGGCTACTGTTTACGGAGGGCTCCACGGTTTACAAAGGATTTTGCCGTTGACAAAGCTCGGAGCTGTTTCCAAAACACAATTCACAAG GCGAACTTCAGTAAGCCCACTTCTCTCAGGACTCGGCCTTGTTGGTGTGAAATGGATCAGAGAGGCTACCCTCTGGCCTGCCTGCTGTGTGGTTGCAGTGGTTCACCGAGGAGAGCTTAGCGGAGGAGgtcagagcccagggccagggtCAACGTGCAGTGGCTCCCTTCCACCTCCTGCTCATTCTGGTCCTACCTCAGGACTTCCTTTCGGAATTCTTGGTTGCAAGCAGCACAAAGCGACTCTGTCCACCCTAAGTAAAGGGAGCATTTCTTGGCTCAATCTCAGGCTTACAGAGTGGAGAAGGCGACTTTCAGGGGCTGAGGGGGCAACAGGGACCTGGGAGTCTGGGCCAGCATTCTCGGGACTCCACTGTGGCCCTTGA
- the MAP2K3 gene encoding dual specificity mitogen-activated protein kinase kinase 3 isoform X1, with product MESPAASPPAGVPPSKGKSRRKKDLRITCVSKPPPPSPTPPRNLDSRTFITIGDRNFEVEADDLVPISELGRGAYGVVEKVRHAQSGTIMAVKRIRATVNSQEQKRLLMDLDVNMRTVDCFYTVTFYGALFREGDVWICMELMDTSLDKFYRKVLDKKMTIPEDILGEIAVSIVRALEHLHSKLSVIHRDVKPSNVLINKEGHVKMCDFGISGYLVDSVAKTMDAGCKPYMAPERINPELNQKGYNVKSDVWSLGITMIEMAILRFPYESWGTPFQQLKQVVEEPSPQLPADRFSPEFVDFTAQCLRKNPAERMSYLELMVTAFCPHQEHPFFTSHQTKKTDIAAFVKEILGEDS from the exons GAAAATCCCGGAGGAAGAAGGATCTACGTATCACCTGCGTGTCCAAGCCACCGCCGCCCAGCCCCAC GCCCCCCCGGAACCTGGACTCCCGGACCTTCATCACCATCGGAGACAGG AACTTCGAGGTGGAAGCTGACGACCTGGTGCCCATCTCGGAGCTGGGCCGGGGGGCCTACGGGGTGGTGGAGAAGGTGCGGCATGCCCAGAGCGGCACCATCATGGCCGTAAAG CGGATCCGGGCCACCGTGAACTCGCAGGAGCAGAAGCGCCTCCTCATGGACCTGGACGTCAACATGCGGACGGTTGACTGCTTCTACACTGTCACCTTCTATGGGGCCCTCTTCAGAGAG GGAGACGTGTGGATCTGCATGGAGCTCATGGACACTTCCCTGGACAAGTTTTACCGGAAGGTGCTTGATAAAAAAATGACGATTCCAGAGGACATTCTGGGGGAAATTGCTGTGTCT ATCGTGAGGGCCCTGGAGCACCTGCACAGCAAGCTGTCCGTGATCCACAGAG ATGTGAAGCCATCCAACGTTCTCATCAACaaggaaggccatgtgaagatgtgTGACTTCGGGATCAGTGGCTACTTGGTGGACTCTGTGGCCAAGACAATGGACGCTGGCTGCAAGCCCTACATGGCT CCAGAGAGGATCAACCCAGAGCTGAACCAGAAGGGCTACAACGTCAAGTCTGATGTGTGGAGTCTTGGCATCACCATG ATTGAGATGGCCATTCTGCGGTTTCCTTATGAGTCCTGGGGGACCCCGTTCCAGCAGCTGAAGCAGGTGGTGGAGGAGCCatccccccagctcccagctgacCGTTTCTCCCCAGAGTTTGTGGACTTCACTGCACAGTG CCTGAGAAAGAACCCCGCAGAACGCATGAGCTACCTGGAGCTGATG GTGACTGCCTTCTGTCCCCACCAGGAACACCCTTTCTTCACCTCGCACCAAACCAAGAAGACCGACATTGCTGCCTTTGTGAAGGAGATCCTGGGAGAGGATTCGTAG
- the MAP2K3 gene encoding dual specificity mitogen-activated protein kinase kinase 3 isoform X2, translated as MESPAASPPAGVPPSKGKSRRKKDLRITCVSKPPPPSPTPPRNLDSRTFITIGDRNFEVEADDLVPISELGRGAYGVVEKVRHAQSGTIMAVKRIRATVNSQEQKRLLMDLDVNMRTVDCFYTVTFYGALFREGDVWICMELMDTSLDKFYRKVLDKKMTIPEDILGEIAVSIVRALEHLHSKLSVIHRDVKPSNVLINKEGHVKMCDFGISGYLVDSVAKTMDAGCKPYMAPERINPELNQKGYNVKSDVWSLGITMIEMAILRFPYESWGTPFQQLKQVVEEPSPQLPADRFSPEFVDFTAQCLRKNPAERMSYLELMEHPFFTSHQTKKTDIAAFVKEILGEDS; from the exons GAAAATCCCGGAGGAAGAAGGATCTACGTATCACCTGCGTGTCCAAGCCACCGCCGCCCAGCCCCAC GCCCCCCCGGAACCTGGACTCCCGGACCTTCATCACCATCGGAGACAGG AACTTCGAGGTGGAAGCTGACGACCTGGTGCCCATCTCGGAGCTGGGCCGGGGGGCCTACGGGGTGGTGGAGAAGGTGCGGCATGCCCAGAGCGGCACCATCATGGCCGTAAAG CGGATCCGGGCCACCGTGAACTCGCAGGAGCAGAAGCGCCTCCTCATGGACCTGGACGTCAACATGCGGACGGTTGACTGCTTCTACACTGTCACCTTCTATGGGGCCCTCTTCAGAGAG GGAGACGTGTGGATCTGCATGGAGCTCATGGACACTTCCCTGGACAAGTTTTACCGGAAGGTGCTTGATAAAAAAATGACGATTCCAGAGGACATTCTGGGGGAAATTGCTGTGTCT ATCGTGAGGGCCCTGGAGCACCTGCACAGCAAGCTGTCCGTGATCCACAGAG ATGTGAAGCCATCCAACGTTCTCATCAACaaggaaggccatgtgaagatgtgTGACTTCGGGATCAGTGGCTACTTGGTGGACTCTGTGGCCAAGACAATGGACGCTGGCTGCAAGCCCTACATGGCT CCAGAGAGGATCAACCCAGAGCTGAACCAGAAGGGCTACAACGTCAAGTCTGATGTGTGGAGTCTTGGCATCACCATG ATTGAGATGGCCATTCTGCGGTTTCCTTATGAGTCCTGGGGGACCCCGTTCCAGCAGCTGAAGCAGGTGGTGGAGGAGCCatccccccagctcccagctgacCGTTTCTCCCCAGAGTTTGTGGACTTCACTGCACAGTG CCTGAGAAAGAACCCCGCAGAACGCATGAGCTACCTGGAGCTGATG GAACACCCTTTCTTCACCTCGCACCAAACCAAGAAGACCGACATTGCTGCCTTTGTGAAGGAGATCCTGGGAGAGGATTCGTAG